The following proteins are co-located in the Vigna unguiculata cultivar IT97K-499-35 chromosome 9, ASM411807v1, whole genome shotgun sequence genome:
- the LOC114195912 gene encoding AAA-ATPase At2g46620-like — protein sequence MLSIFFFLSSFSLILFFFRKTSALHILNQWFISFENRLHIHQSFKIPRHNLHAQENQLYRKILIYLDSLPSVQDSDYTNLFSGPNPSDIFLHLDPNHTVHDTFLGAKLSWTNDAAASGGGALVLRIKKKDKRRVFRQYFQHILSVADEVEQRRKKDIKLYVNSGAGEWRSAPFTHPASFDTVAMEAELKNKVKSDLDQFMKSKQYYHRLGRVWKRSYLLYGAPGTGKSSFVAAMAKFLCYDVYDVDVSKFSDGGDWKLMLMQTTAKSLIVIEDLDRLLAQKSNTNTASLSSVLNFMDGIVSCCGEERVMVFTMNETKEDVDQAVLRPGRVDVHIHFPLCDFSTFKILASSYLGLKEHKLFPQVEEVFQTGARLSPAEVGEIMISNRNSPTRALKTVISALQVHSNAPREGQRLSHSGSGRNSDDSDPGAVVCKESLHTVREFRKLYGLLRLGSRRKDESYSGPMDKEPPRIDGRVG from the coding sequence atgctttccattttcttctttctctcttccttttctttaatCCTTTTCTTCTTCCGCAAAACCTCTGCACTTCACATCCTCAACCAATGGTTCATCTCCTTTGAAAATCGCCTTCACATTCACCAATCTTTCAAAATTCCTCGCCACAACCTTCATGCCCAGGAGAATCAACTCTACCGCAAAATTCTCATCTACCTCGATTCTCTCCCCTCCGTTCAAGACTCCGATTACACCAACCTCTTCTCCGGTCCCAATCCCTCCGACATCTTCCTCCACCTCGACCCTAACCACACCGTCCACGATACCTTCCTCGGCGCAAAGCTCTCCTGGACAAACGACGCCGCCGCCTCCGGCGGCGGCGCGCTCGTCCTACGAATTAAGAAGAAAGACAAGCGCCGAGTCTTCCGGCAGTACTTCCAGCACATTCTCTCCGTGGCGGACGAGGTCGAACAGCGCCGGAAAAAGGACATAAAGCTATACGTGAACTCCGGCGCCGGCGAGTGGCGCTCGGCGCCGTTCACTCATCCGGCTAGCTTCGACACGGTGGCGATGGAAGCGGAGCTGAAGAACAAGGTGAAGTCCGATCTGGACCAGTTCATGAAGTCGAAGCAGTACTACCACCGGCTAGGCCGTGTTTGGAAGCGGAGCTACCTCCTCTACGGCGCGCCTGGCACAGGAAAATCGAGCTTCGTTGCCGCCATGGCGAAGTTCCTCTGCTACGACGTCTACGACGTGGACGTGTCGAAGTTCAGCGACGGCGGCGATTGGAAGTTGATGCTGATGCAAACGACGGCGAAGTCTCTGATCGTGATCGAGGACCTCGATCGCTTGCTCGCACAAAAGTCAAACACAAACACAGCGAGTTTGTCGAGCGTGTTGAACTTCATGGACGGAATCGTATCGTGCTGCGGAGAAGAGCGCGTGATGGTGTTCACGATGAACGAAACTAAAGAGGATGTTGATCAAGCGGTTCTGAGGCCTGGGAGGGTTGACGTTCACATACACTTCCCCTTATGTGATTTCTCCACCTTTAAGATTCTCGCCAGTAGTTACTTAGGGTTGAAGGAGCACAAGCTTTTCCCTCAGGTCGAAGAGGTTTTTCAGACCGGGGCCCGGCTCAGTCCGGCCGAGGTTGGCGAGATTATGATATCCAACCGGAATTCCCCCACGCGGGCCTTGAAAACCGTTATCTCGGCCCTCCAGGTCCACTCCAACGCCCCCAGGGAGGGACAGAGGTTGAGCCACAGCGGGTCGGGTCGGAACAGCGACGATAGCGACCCGGGTGCGGTTGTATGCAAGGAGAGCCTCCACACCGTGAGGGAGTTCCGCAAACTGTATGGGCTTTTGCGCTTGGGAAGTAGGAGGAAGGACGAGTCCTATTCGGGGCCCATGGACAAAGAGCCTCCACGTATCGATGGTCGGGTCGGATAA